One Kangiella geojedonensis DNA segment encodes these proteins:
- a CDS encoding aminotransferase class V-fold PLP-dependent enzyme, with the protein MSLTDHFSRFREHIIGQSHDYSESSHNSNILYADWTASGRLYRPIEDFISHELGPYVANTHTETTLTGTTMTEAYHDAQRIIKQHVNAYDSDVLIAAGSGMTLVINKFQRMLGLRVPEKWRERLQIAEHEKPLVLVTHMEHHSNQTTWHECEVTLEIVRSTDEGRPDLQHMRDLLEHYKDRPVKIGSFTACSNVTGITTPYHEMAEIMHQYDGLCFIDFAASAPYVDIDMHPANPEQRLDAIFLSPHKFLGGPGSSGILIFDDKLYDCKVPDQPGGGTVSWTNPWGEHRFFDNIEAREDGGTPAFLQTIKAALSIKLKDAMQVDKIQAREEELVKILLQGLRQHPDIRILEDQQDDRLCIVSFYVLGIHHNLLVRLLNDRFGVQSRGGCSCAGTYGHLLLGVDQLQSHEITNRIDQGDLTDKPGWVRVSLHPTNTDQEAHFLVDSILKVIENAEAWSKDYDFDQSSGEFRPKNTGKTLKSLADFNPL; encoded by the coding sequence ATGAGCTTAACAGACCATTTTTCTCGTTTCAGAGAACACATTATTGGACAATCTCACGATTACTCTGAGTCGAGCCATAATAGCAACATTTTGTATGCTGACTGGACTGCAAGTGGTCGTTTATACCGTCCTATTGAAGATTTTATCAGTCATGAATTAGGGCCTTATGTAGCTAATACGCATACCGAAACGACACTGACTGGCACTACAATGACCGAGGCTTACCATGATGCTCAAAGAATCATTAAGCAACACGTTAACGCTTATGATAGTGATGTCTTAATCGCCGCGGGTTCAGGAATGACTCTGGTCATTAACAAATTCCAACGTATGTTGGGCTTGCGAGTGCCAGAAAAGTGGCGCGAACGGCTACAGATTGCAGAGCATGAAAAGCCGCTAGTCTTAGTCACCCATATGGAGCACCACTCCAACCAAACCACATGGCATGAGTGTGAAGTGACCTTAGAGATCGTTCGATCGACTGACGAAGGACGCCCCGATTTACAGCATATGCGAGACTTACTAGAGCACTATAAAGATCGCCCGGTCAAAATTGGATCATTCACTGCCTGTAGCAATGTCACGGGTATTACCACCCCTTATCACGAGATGGCTGAGATCATGCATCAGTATGATGGTCTTTGCTTTATCGACTTTGCAGCTTCAGCGCCTTATGTTGATATCGACATGCACCCTGCAAACCCTGAGCAGCGCTTAGACGCAATATTCTTATCCCCACATAAATTCTTAGGTGGCCCTGGTAGTAGTGGCATTTTGATTTTCGATGACAAGCTTTACGACTGCAAAGTCCCTGATCAACCGGGGGGCGGCACCGTGTCTTGGACCAATCCCTGGGGCGAGCATCGATTCTTTGACAATATTGAGGCCCGTGAAGATGGTGGTACACCTGCTTTTTTGCAAACCATTAAGGCTGCTCTTTCGATCAAACTTAAAGACGCAATGCAGGTCGATAAAATACAAGCACGTGAAGAAGAGCTGGTTAAGATCTTACTACAGGGTTTACGACAACACCCTGACATCCGAATTCTTGAGGATCAACAAGACGACCGCTTATGTATCGTTTCTTTTTATGTTCTTGGTATTCATCATAATTTACTGGTGCGTTTACTTAATGATCGGTTTGGGGTACAAAGCCGAGGGGGTTGCTCTTGCGCAGGCACCTATGGTCATCTGTTACTCGGCGTCGATCAGCTACAAAGCCATGAAATCACCAATCGAATTGATCAAGGAGATCTAACCGATAAACCTGGCTGGGTTAGGGTTTCGCTCCACCCAACGAACACCGACCAAGAGGCCCATTTTTTGGTCGACTCAATTCTGAAAGTTATTGAAAACGCAGAAGCTTGGTCCAAGGATTATGATTTTGATCAAAGCTCTGGTGAGTTTCGACCCAAAAATACAGGCAAGACTCTTAAGTCCTTAGCTGACTTTAATCCCTTGTGA
- a CDS encoding CC0125/CC1285 family lipoprotein: MCAPLNFRTALLGVLLLIAGCSSQYRYHPTHSVGQGPYATEVTDNLYRVHYKILHNSPDEAEALALDHSRLLTQRMQFDWFVIVQRYLVIEELVNSKTNRIQRTECSQDKCQQSNYSNPQFKNQFKPSEPALTTEVILHIRMGKGLRPDGIKSYNATSSF; this comes from the coding sequence ATGTGCGCGCCTCTCAATTTTCGAACGGCTCTTCTCGGTGTTTTATTATTGATCGCTGGCTGTTCGTCACAATACCGTTATCACCCTACTCACTCAGTAGGCCAGGGTCCATACGCAACTGAAGTTACGGACAATCTGTACCGTGTCCATTACAAAATTCTCCATAACAGCCCTGATGAAGCAGAAGCTCTTGCTCTCGATCATTCCCGCTTACTGACTCAACGCATGCAATTTGACTGGTTTGTCATTGTTCAACGCTATCTGGTGATTGAAGAACTCGTTAATTCTAAAACTAACAGGATCCAACGAACCGAATGCAGCCAAGATAAATGCCAACAATCTAACTACTCTAACCCACAGTTTAAAAACCAGTTCAAACCATCAGAGCCAGCGCTAACAACAGAAGTTATTTTACACATCCGTATGGGTAAAGGTTTAAGACCTGATGGCATCAAGAGTTATAATGCCACCTCTTCATTCTAG
- a CDS encoding anti-sigma factor family protein: MTITDQQLCAFIDNELPAQEMDAIRDLIANDETISDRVAELTMVDHLVSSTVHAIDGKPLPQSTEQLMAKSQSSSPSNVIEMSFWRKASHSVREHIAIAAVFILTFGVTIGVFLGSSPGSYNPDWDTISQHLTQKPSDQVFTLDSQWDLNIQASFINTKDDYCRLFTLRSAAEAHINIACNTGNSWQLHSRLPTDASSPDTYRTASVHPELDALLDSTLKGSFLNRSQENEAIDNHWQSQ; this comes from the coding sequence ATGACGATTACTGATCAACAGCTGTGTGCATTCATTGATAACGAGCTTCCAGCACAAGAAATGGATGCCATTCGAGACCTTATCGCGAACGACGAAACTATTTCCGATAGAGTTGCTGAATTAACTATGGTCGATCACCTAGTCAGTTCAACTGTGCATGCGATTGATGGTAAACCGTTACCACAATCAACCGAACAATTAATGGCTAAAAGTCAGTCTTCTTCACCGTCAAACGTTATAGAGATGTCTTTTTGGCGCAAAGCCAGTCATTCTGTTCGAGAGCACATTGCGATTGCTGCCGTATTTATTCTGACGTTTGGCGTCACTATCGGTGTTTTTTTAGGGTCAAGTCCCGGCTCATATAATCCTGATTGGGATACAATTTCTCAACATTTAACCCAAAAGCCTAGCGATCAAGTTTTTACTTTAGATTCTCAGTGGGATCTCAACATTCAAGCCAGTTTCATTAATACAAAAGATGATTACTGTCGTCTTTTCACTTTACGCTCAGCGGCTGAAGCCCATATTAACATCGCATGCAACACCGGAAACTCTTGGCAACTCCACTCAAGGCTTCCTACTGACGCTAGCAGCCCAGATACTTATCGCACCGCTTCAGTTCACCCCGAACTGGATGCCTTGCTCGATTCCACGCTCAAAGGCTCATTCCTTAATCGCTCTCAAGAGAATGAAGCCATTGATAATCATTGGCAGTCTCAATAA
- a CDS encoding RNA polymerase sigma factor, whose protein sequence is MNKELQELIPAIRRFAFSLTGSDHDADDLMQNTLERILDKGVPDDVHLTKWAFRVCRNLWIDEYRSRKVRQDATQKPELQESAVDGDKIITNQITIAQVQRAMNQMPEELRSILSLVVVEGLSYKEVASTLDIPIGTVMSRISRARVAMVNWFKDQDMRIFA, encoded by the coding sequence ATGAACAAAGAGCTTCAAGAGTTGATCCCAGCGATCAGACGCTTTGCGTTTTCGCTAACAGGATCCGATCATGATGCTGATGATCTAATGCAGAATACCTTAGAGCGTATTTTAGATAAAGGCGTTCCTGATGATGTCCACCTTACTAAGTGGGCTTTCCGAGTTTGTCGTAATTTGTGGATAGATGAATACCGCTCTCGTAAAGTTCGTCAAGACGCCACTCAAAAACCCGAACTTCAAGAATCAGCAGTTGATGGTGATAAAATCATTACCAACCAGATTACCATTGCCCAAGTTCAACGTGCAATGAATCAAATGCCTGAAGAACTTCGATCTATTTTGTCTTTGGTTGTGGTTGAAGGTTTAAGCTATAAAGAAGTCGCTAGCACTCTAGACATCCCGATTGGAACCGTAATGAGCCGTATTTCTCGTGCTCGTGTTGCTATGGTTAATTGGTTTAAGGATCAAGATATGAGGATATTCGCATGA
- a CDS encoding S8 family serine peptidase — MNRYIIFSALLTVLCTEGNAAADIGNKALESINNKILNESIIKDKIKHDKEFYKELPREVVGEINQSLNRIDAVAETTINPLKQDVAVTEIKNTIGQTVYVEVEVEDGWRAIDREWLITVNSDEVRLLETLGAEIKEHQKLDNLELLVVRFKIPSNQNEKDIIEQLPERLKKQLGRNHVYEASQSHSNGDDKAQGNKILDSVCNKPIKVGMIDTAINTNHPTFKAVDIKQKQFMQEAVKTPTAHGTAVASLLAGKDQLTPLLSQATLYAASVFYPRNNYSQGAPLINLIKALDWLAGENVEVINMSLTGPENPILEAAINQALKQDITIVAAAGNEGPAASPRFPAAYKEVIAATAVDSNNDIYRWANQGEYIDFSALGVLVKTARVSNGSSYEYGLESGTSIATPVVTAKVACQIVKDKAKKTIISNLELEAIDLGEPGRDPVYGYGKLE, encoded by the coding sequence ATGAATCGATATATCATATTCAGCGCACTATTGACCGTATTGTGTACGGAGGGCAATGCTGCAGCGGATATAGGGAATAAAGCGCTAGAAAGTATTAACAATAAAATTCTTAATGAATCGATAATAAAAGATAAAATAAAGCACGATAAGGAGTTTTATAAAGAGTTGCCGAGAGAAGTGGTGGGGGAGATTAATCAAAGCTTAAACAGAATTGATGCTGTGGCGGAAACGACCATTAATCCCTTGAAGCAAGACGTTGCTGTTACCGAAATAAAAAACACCATAGGGCAAACTGTCTATGTGGAGGTTGAAGTTGAAGATGGTTGGCGTGCTATAGACAGGGAGTGGTTGATTACAGTTAACAGTGACGAGGTGAGATTGTTAGAAACGCTAGGGGCGGAGATAAAGGAGCACCAAAAATTAGATAATCTAGAGTTATTAGTCGTTAGGTTCAAGATTCCCAGTAACCAGAACGAAAAAGATATTATTGAGCAACTACCTGAGCGATTGAAGAAGCAACTGGGAAGAAATCATGTGTATGAAGCCAGTCAAAGCCATAGTAATGGGGATGATAAAGCACAGGGAAATAAAATTCTTGATAGTGTTTGCAATAAGCCCATAAAGGTTGGCATGATTGATACGGCTATAAATACTAATCACCCAACGTTTAAAGCAGTAGACATCAAGCAAAAACAGTTCATGCAAGAAGCAGTTAAAACGCCTACAGCTCATGGTACTGCAGTGGCCAGTTTACTAGCAGGAAAGGATCAGCTGACTCCCTTATTGTCTCAGGCAACCCTGTATGCCGCGTCGGTATTTTACCCTCGTAATAATTACTCGCAGGGGGCGCCATTAATTAATTTGATAAAGGCGTTAGACTGGTTAGCAGGCGAAAATGTGGAAGTCATCAATATGAGCTTAACGGGACCTGAAAATCCTATTTTAGAGGCTGCGATTAATCAGGCTTTAAAACAAGATATTACAATAGTCGCTGCGGCAGGCAATGAAGGTCCTGCTGCATCACCACGTTTTCCAGCGGCGTATAAAGAGGTGATAGCGGCAACGGCGGTTGATAGTAACAATGATATCTACCGCTGGGCAAACCAGGGAGAGTATATAGATTTTTCAGCGTTGGGCGTTCTAGTTAAAACTGCAAGAGTAAGTAACGGCAGTAGTTATGAGTACGGTTTGGAAAGTGGAACGTCAATTGCAACGCCAGTAGTAACGGCTAAAGTGGCCTGCCAAATTGTTAAAGACAAAGCGAAGAAAACTATAATCAGCAACTTAGAATTAGAAGCTATTGATTTAGGAGAGCCTGGAAGGGATCCTGTCTATGGTTATGGTAAATTAGAATAA
- a CDS encoding YifB family Mg chelatase-like AAA ATPase yields MSLAVVFSRAGMGIEAPLVTVEVHLSHGLPSLNIVGLPEAAVKESKDRVRSAIINSNFEFPARRITINLAPADLPKDGGRFDLPIALGILAASEQIPAEQLSKFEFIGELALTGELRPVKGALPVALACTEATRTLVVPKDNADEAGLVPSNRSQFAEHLLQVCHSLSYNQPLSDCRSNASLNGHHFSVDMSDVIAQESAKRAMTIAASGKHHLMFIGPPGTGKSMLASRMPTILSSMSETEAKESASIYSVSHLGFDAQQFFTRKYRDPHHSCSAPALIGGGSHPKPGEISLAHKGVLFLDELTEFSRQVLDNLREPLETGRVTISRADHQAEYPADFLLLAATNPCPCGHFGNTKQHCRCTPDNIRRYLSKISGPLLDRIDMQVEVPLLSQDELLNGRKQTQRSSNDIRQEVKASQKYQLDRQGKLNGQLEASEVDEYCALGKGSKELLTQALTRLNLSARSYHRILKVSRSIADLEQSPLIEPKHISETLSYRKMERYLAQLP; encoded by the coding sequence ATGTCACTCGCTGTAGTTTTTTCCCGCGCGGGAATGGGGATCGAGGCGCCGTTAGTTACGGTTGAAGTACACCTGTCTCATGGTTTACCGAGTTTGAACATTGTTGGCTTACCGGAAGCAGCTGTTAAAGAAAGTAAGGATCGGGTTCGTAGTGCTATTATCAATTCTAACTTCGAGTTTCCCGCTCGGCGTATCACCATTAACCTTGCGCCTGCTGACTTGCCCAAAGACGGCGGTCGCTTTGACCTACCGATTGCTTTGGGGATTTTGGCGGCATCAGAACAAATACCCGCAGAACAATTATCCAAGTTTGAATTTATCGGTGAGCTGGCTTTAACAGGGGAGTTACGCCCTGTTAAAGGCGCCCTGCCCGTCGCATTAGCTTGCACTGAAGCAACACGAACACTCGTTGTTCCGAAAGATAATGCTGACGAAGCCGGTTTAGTTCCTTCTAATCGCTCACAATTTGCGGAGCATTTATTACAGGTATGCCACAGCCTGAGCTACAACCAGCCATTATCAGATTGCCGCTCAAATGCCTCATTGAATGGTCATCACTTTTCTGTGGATATGTCTGACGTTATTGCGCAGGAGTCTGCTAAACGCGCCATGACGATTGCGGCCAGTGGCAAGCATCATTTAATGTTTATCGGTCCGCCTGGCACAGGCAAAAGCATGCTGGCCTCTAGAATGCCGACCATTCTGTCTTCAATGTCAGAAACCGAGGCAAAAGAATCAGCATCGATCTATTCGGTCAGCCACCTAGGCTTTGACGCTCAACAGTTTTTCACTCGCAAGTATAGGGATCCTCACCATTCTTGTTCAGCTCCCGCACTTATCGGGGGTGGCAGTCATCCGAAGCCTGGAGAAATTAGTCTTGCTCATAAAGGCGTGCTGTTTCTTGATGAGCTTACTGAGTTTTCTCGACAAGTTTTGGATAATTTACGCGAACCGCTCGAGACAGGCCGTGTCACTATTTCTCGGGCTGACCATCAAGCGGAATACCCTGCTGACTTTTTATTGTTAGCCGCGACCAACCCCTGCCCTTGTGGTCACTTTGGTAATACTAAACAGCACTGTCGATGCACACCGGATAATATTCGTCGCTACTTGAGTAAGATTTCAGGGCCTTTGTTAGATCGTATCGATATGCAGGTCGAAGTCCCGCTACTTTCCCAAGATGAACTGTTAAACGGTAGAAAACAAACACAACGTAGCAGCAATGATATCCGACAGGAAGTCAAAGCCAGTCAAAAGTATCAGCTCGATCGCCAAGGCAAACTTAACGGTCAATTAGAAGCTTCTGAAGTTGATGAATATTGTGCGCTTGGTAAAGGCTCCAAAGAATTACTGACCCAAGCGTTAACTCGACTTAACTTATCAGCACGATCGTACCACCGTATTTTAAAGGTATCTCGGTCTATAGCTGATCTCGAGCAATCTCCCTTAATAGAACCCAAGCACATCAGTGAAACGCTGAGCTATCGAAAAATGGAGCGCTATCTGGCTCAACTTCCTTAG
- a CDS encoding glycine-rich domain-containing protein, with product MKNNGWNLLEMCKVELSKVQKLALQRIQEEDEEIITFLAKKIDKECGNKRNDEYYQKGCFALKQYYATAVLDPIHVHAISSELDNFWHAHILDTVSYNMLCEDLGVYMHHDPLNPEDKSKYDEVLSAYKYTRETVLEKLFGEENLDSHFHPVETRAVCLHDVDRIKADVLLNDSPFNENTEMLKIKSKYGHRARRSELLHSLTKKVPY from the coding sequence ATGAAAAACAATGGATGGAATTTGTTAGAAATGTGCAAAGTAGAATTAAGTAAAGTGCAAAAACTGGCTTTGCAACGAATACAAGAGGAAGATGAGGAGATAATTACTTTCTTAGCGAAAAAAATAGACAAGGAATGCGGTAATAAGCGTAATGATGAATATTACCAAAAGGGCTGCTTCGCTCTTAAGCAGTATTATGCTACAGCTGTGTTGGATCCAATACATGTCCATGCAATTTCATCAGAGTTGGATAACTTCTGGCACGCGCACATACTGGATACGGTGAGCTATAATATGCTTTGCGAAGATTTGGGAGTTTACATGCATCATGATCCTTTAAACCCCGAAGATAAGTCAAAGTATGACGAGGTATTGAGTGCGTATAAATACACTAGAGAAACGGTGTTGGAGAAGTTGTTTGGCGAGGAGAATCTAGACTCGCACTTTCACCCTGTTGAGACCAGAGCGGTCTGCTTGCACGACGTGGATAGGATAAAAGCAGATGTTTTATTGAATGACTCTCCTTTCAATGAAAATACAGAAATGCTAAAGATAAAGTCTAAATATGGTCACAGAGCAAGAAGGTCAGAACTTCTTCACTCTTTGACTAAAAAAGTACCCTACTAA
- a CDS encoding DUF2784 domain-containing protein has translation MDKTFLFQILADVTLLLHVIVVLFVVIGLVLIIIGNLLHWSWVNSLWFRLAHLVIILLVVAEAWLGFTCPLTTLELWFRDMAEDDTYAGGFIAYWLQQLLYWDFPSWVFTTLYTVFAILVVGIWILYPPGIQNKEQNSES, from the coding sequence ATGGATAAGACGTTCCTATTTCAAATACTTGCTGATGTGACTTTATTACTGCATGTTATCGTGGTGTTATTTGTCGTTATTGGTTTAGTGTTGATCATTATTGGAAATTTGCTCCACTGGAGTTGGGTGAACTCGTTATGGTTTCGCTTAGCTCACTTAGTGATTATATTATTGGTGGTAGCAGAAGCTTGGCTGGGATTTACTTGTCCGTTAACAACCTTAGAGCTATGGTTTAGAGACATGGCCGAGGACGATACTTATGCTGGTGGATTTATAGCGTATTGGTTACAACAATTGTTATATTGGGATTTTCCAAGCTGGGTATTTACAACCCTGTATACGGTGTTTGCAATTTTGGTGGTCGGTATCTGGATCCTATATCCGCCTGGGATACAAAATAAAGAGCAAAATAGTGAGTCATAA
- a CDS encoding GNAT family N-acetyltransferase yields MVEVYSSLPGFPTPDEQPEYYKMLANVADLADSSNTEVLVAVSGEKILGGVVYFSDMAQYGSGGTATQQKNASGFRLLAVSEEARGLGVGKALTNYCIGKAKTDGNKELIIHTTEAMKLAWGMYEKLGFKRSMDLDFLQKGFPVFGFRLSLQSHI; encoded by the coding sequence ATGGTCGAGGTTTATTCTAGCCTGCCTGGATTTCCTACACCGGATGAGCAGCCTGAATACTATAAGATGCTAGCGAATGTTGCTGATCTTGCTGATAGCTCGAATACTGAGGTCTTGGTGGCAGTTAGTGGAGAGAAAATATTGGGTGGTGTGGTGTATTTTTCGGACATGGCTCAGTATGGCTCTGGTGGAACGGCTACCCAACAAAAAAATGCCTCAGGATTTCGTTTGTTAGCTGTAAGTGAAGAAGCTCGTGGATTGGGTGTAGGCAAAGCACTGACAAATTACTGTATAGGAAAAGCGAAAACAGACGGTAATAAAGAATTAATTATCCATACCACAGAAGCCATGAAGCTGGCTTGGGGTATGTATGAAAAGCTAGGTTTCAAGCGATCAATGGATTTAGATTTTCTACAAAAGGGGTTCCCAGTCTTCGGCTTTAGACTCTCGCTACAGTCGCATATATAG
- a CDS encoding cytochrome b, which yields MTIKDNSQRYGQVSRLLHWAMALLILWQFMSAGAHFLFDETAVEAFFWPTHKPVGFLILILAVIRVIWALVNVVNRPKAVTLISKLGHISLYLLLLAIPIVALLRQYGSGRSFEPFGIPVFSGFEGEKIKWMTDLGSNFHSTLGWILLALIVGHIAMAVWHRKSKNQQDVLPRMWGKSHKG from the coding sequence ATGACAATAAAAGATAATAGCCAACGTTATGGACAGGTCAGTCGTTTACTGCACTGGGCAATGGCTCTGTTGATTTTGTGGCAATTTATGAGCGCAGGAGCACACTTCCTTTTTGATGAAACCGCGGTTGAGGCATTTTTCTGGCCAACTCACAAGCCTGTAGGTTTCTTAATATTAATTCTCGCAGTCATTCGTGTCATCTGGGCGTTAGTGAATGTCGTTAATAGACCAAAAGCCGTTACACTGATTTCTAAGTTGGGTCATATCAGTCTATACCTACTTTTATTAGCTATCCCTATCGTAGCTTTACTACGACAGTATGGTTCTGGACGCTCGTTTGAGCCATTCGGGATACCTGTATTTTCTGGTTTCGAAGGTGAAAAAATAAAGTGGATGACGGATCTTGGAAGTAATTTTCACAGCACCTTAGGCTGGATCTTGTTAGCGCTTATTGTTGGGCATATTGCTATGGCGGTATGGCATCGAAAGAGTAAAAACCAACAAGACGTATTGCCCAGAATGTGGGGAAAAAGTCATAAGGGGTAA
- a CDS encoding hemolysin family protein — MLTLSIPVNAAAETVSIAVTSTDWALLIVYILVALLFSFVCSIAEAVLLSITPSYIEHLQQEQPKRAALLKKLRLDNVDRSLAAILTLNTIAHTVGAIAAGAKATVVFGNTWIGLFSALMTLAILFFSEIIPKTIGAVYWEKLAPVTAVFVRWLTKVLYPLIWVSEGLTKLISKGKQQHIFSREEFLAMAGLGKKTGDIDEHESRIIDNLFRLGSLKAKDIMTPRRVVHYLQENDKINDVFDHVVSTKFSRIPVYSQDIDDITAFVLKDDVLMAQAQGQENWELKQLQREMICVLDEMTLPNLLETLLNQRQHIALVVDEYGDTRGLVTLEDLVETLLGMEIMDEVDEVRDMQKLAREQWLQRAQKRGLLVDELEEKKESDE, encoded by the coding sequence ATGCTGACCTTATCAATACCGGTTAACGCTGCCGCAGAAACCGTTAGCATAGCGGTAACCAGTACAGACTGGGCATTGTTGATTGTTTATATTCTTGTGGCGTTATTGTTCTCATTTGTATGCTCTATCGCTGAGGCAGTTTTATTAAGTATTACGCCGTCCTACATCGAGCACTTGCAACAAGAGCAACCAAAGCGTGCTGCGTTGTTAAAAAAGTTACGTTTGGATAATGTCGATCGTTCATTAGCAGCGATTTTAACCTTAAATACCATCGCGCATACCGTAGGCGCGATCGCGGCTGGGGCGAAAGCAACGGTGGTATTCGGTAATACCTGGATTGGTTTGTTTTCTGCTTTAATGACATTAGCCATCTTATTCTTTTCAGAAATCATTCCCAAAACCATTGGGGCCGTCTATTGGGAAAAGTTAGCGCCCGTTACCGCTGTATTTGTACGCTGGCTAACCAAGGTTTTATACCCTTTAATTTGGGTATCAGAAGGATTGACGAAGCTTATCTCTAAAGGCAAACAGCAACACATTTTTAGCCGAGAAGAATTTTTAGCAATGGCAGGTTTAGGTAAGAAAACGGGCGACATTGATGAACATGAATCACGAATCATTGATAACTTATTTCGATTAGGCTCATTAAAGGCAAAAGATATTATGACGCCACGTCGAGTTGTTCATTACCTACAAGAGAACGACAAAATTAATGATGTGTTCGATCATGTCGTCAGCACCAAGTTTTCAAGAATTCCGGTATACAGTCAGGACATTGATGATATTACTGCTTTCGTGCTGAAAGATGACGTTCTGATGGCTCAAGCCCAAGGCCAAGAGAATTGGGAGCTAAAACAATTACAACGTGAAATGATTTGTGTATTGGATGAAATGACTTTGCCGAACCTACTCGAAACCTTACTTAACCAGCGACAGCACATTGCTTTAGTGGTGGATGAGTATGGTGATACGCGAGGTCTGGTCACTTTAGAGGATTTAGTAGAAACCTTGCTCGGGATGGAAATCATGGATGAAGTCGATGAGGTCCGAGACATGCAAAAGCTGGCCAGAGAACAATGGCTACAGCGTGCCCAGAAAAGGGGGCTCTTGGTTGATGAGTTAGAAGAGAAAAAAGAGAGTGATGAATAA